Proteins encoded in a region of the Solanum dulcamara chromosome 9, daSolDulc1.2, whole genome shotgun sequence genome:
- the LOC129903829 gene encoding probable beta-D-xylosidase 7 isoform X2: MTFWAPNINIFRDPRWGRGQETPGEDPIMTGKYAIRYVRGVQGDSFNGGQLKKGHLQASACCKHFTAYDLDQWKNLDRFSFNAIVTPQDLADTFQPPFQDCIQKAKASGIMCSYNSVNGIPSCANYNLLTKTARQQWGFHGYITSDCDAVQVMHDNHKYGKTPEDSTAFALKAGMDIDCGDFLKKYTKSAIMKKKISQVHIDRAVHNLFSIRMRLGLFNGDPKKQLYGNISPSLVCAQQHQELALEAARSGIVLLKNTGKLLPLSKAKTNSLAVIGHNANNAYILRGNYDGPPCKSIEILKALEGYAKTVQYQQGCNAANCTSADINQAVNIARNADYVVLVMGLDQTQEREQFDRDDLVLPGQQENLITNVAKAAKKPIILVILSGGPVDISFAKNNPKIGSILWAGYPGEAGGIALAEIIFGEHNPGGKLPVTWYPQDFVKIPMTDMRMRPDPKTGYPGRTYRFYKGPKVFEFGYGLSYTAYSYGFSSATPNTIQLNQLSSAKTVESSDSIRYTSVDDMGSDNCEKAKFSAHVSVENSGEMDGKHPVLLFVKQDKARNGRPIKQLVGFQSVSLKAGENSLLMFEISPCEHLSNANEDGLMMIEEGSRYLVVGDAEHPINIMI; encoded by the exons ATGACATTTTGGGCACCAAATATAAACATATTTAGGGACCCAAGATGGGGAAGAGGTCAAGAGACACCAGGGGAAGACCCAATAATGACTGGGAAATATGCAATTAGGTATGTGAGAGGAGTACAAGGTGACAGCTTTAATGGTGGACAACTCAAAAAAGGTCACCTTCAAGCTTCTGCTTGCTGTAAACATTTCACTGCTTATGATTTGGATCAATGGAAAAACTTGGATCGATTTAGCTTCAATGCCATT GTCACCCCTCAAGATTTGGCAGATACATTTCAGCCCCCTTTTCAAGATTGCATACAGAAAGCAAAAGCCAGTGGAATTATGTGCTCTTACAACAGTGTTAATGGAATCCCAAGTTGTGCTAATTATAATCTTTTGACAAAAACAGCTCGTCAACAATGGGGTTTTCATGG GTACATCACATCCGACTGTGACGCAGTTCAAGTTATGCATGACAACCACAAGTATGGAAAAACACCAGAAGATTCAACGGCATTTGCACTTAAAGCTG GCATGGATATAGACTGTGGGGATTTTTTGAAGAAATACACAAAATCAGcaataatgaagaaaaaaatatcacaaGTTCATATAGACAGGGCTGTTCACAATCTTTTTTCCATAAGAATGAGGTTAGGATTATTCAATGGGGATCCCAAAAAACAGCTCTATGGAAACATTAGTCCTAGCTTGGTTTGTGCTCAACAACACCAAGAACTGGCCCTTGAAGCTGCAAGAAGTGGCATTGTCTTGCTCAAGAATACCGGCAAGTTACTTCCTCTTTCCAAGGCGAAAACCAACTCCCTAGCTGTCATTGGGCATAATGCCAACAATGCTTATATTCTTCGTGGGAACTATGACGGTCCTCCTTGCAAATCTATCGAAATTCTCAAGGCGTTGGAGGGTTATGCTAAGACAGTGCAGTACCAACAGGGTTGCAATGCGGCTAACTGCACGTCTGCTGACATTAATCAAGCTGTCAACATTGCTAGAAATGCAGATTATGTTGTTTTGGTCATGGGGTTGGATCAAACTCAAGAGAGGGAACAATTTGATCGTGATGACTTGGTGCTCCCGGGGCAGCAAGAAAATCTCATTACTAATGTTGCTAAAGCTGCAAAGAAGCCTATTATATTGGTGATCCTCTCAGGAGGTCCAGTCGATATTTCTTTCGCGAAAAACAACCCCAAAATAGGAAGCATTTTGTGGGCTGGTTATCCTGGTGAAGCTGGAGGAATTGCTTTAGCAGAAATCATATTTGGTGAACATAATCCTG GGGGTAAATTACCTGTTACTTGGTATCCTCAAGACTTTGTCAAAATACCAATGACAGACATGAGGATGAGACCTGATCCAAAAACAGGTTACCCTGGTAGAACTTATCGATTCTACAAAGGTCCCAAAGTTTTCGAGTTTGGATATGGTCTTAGCTACACAGCTTATTCCTATGGATTCAGCTCTGCCACTCCAAACACAATTCAGTTAAACCAATTATCATCTGCAAAGACGGTTGAAAGTTCAGATTCAATCCGTTACACATCTGTGGATGATATGGGAAGTGACAACTGTGAGAAGGCGAAATTCTCAGCTCATGTTAGTGTTGAAAACTCAGGGGAAATGGATGGTAAACATCCAGTGCTACTTTTTGTGAAACAGGACAAAGCGCGAAATGGACGTCCTATCAAACAGTTAGTTGGATTCCAGAGTGTGAGCTTGAAGGCTGGAGAAAATTCTCTACTTATGTTTGAGATCAGTCCTTGTGAACATCTTAGCAATGCCAACGAGGACGGATTAATGATGATAGAAGAAGGATCGCGTTACCTTGTCGTTGGTGATGCAGAGCACCCTATAAACATCATGATCTGA
- the LOC129903829 gene encoding probable beta-D-xylosidase 7 isoform X1, with product MKLHISVFITAILLWLTLISFSESTQPPFSCDSSDPKTKSLKFCQTGLPISVRVQDLVSRLTLDEKISQLVNSAPAVPRLGIPAYEWWSESLHGVGSAGKGIFFNGSIVGATSFPQVILTAAAFDENLWYRIGQVIGIEARGVYNAGQAIGMTFWAPNINIFRDPRWGRGQETPGEDPIMTGKYAIRYVRGVQGDSFNGGQLKKGHLQASACCKHFTAYDLDQWKNLDRFSFNAIVTPQDLADTFQPPFQDCIQKAKASGIMCSYNSVNGIPSCANYNLLTKTARQQWGFHGYITSDCDAVQVMHDNHKYGKTPEDSTAFALKAGMDIDCGDFLKKYTKSAIMKKKISQVHIDRAVHNLFSIRMRLGLFNGDPKKQLYGNISPSLVCAQQHQELALEAARSGIVLLKNTGKLLPLSKAKTNSLAVIGHNANNAYILRGNYDGPPCKSIEILKALEGYAKTVQYQQGCNAANCTSADINQAVNIARNADYVVLVMGLDQTQEREQFDRDDLVLPGQQENLITNVAKAAKKPIILVILSGGPVDISFAKNNPKIGSILWAGYPGEAGGIALAEIIFGEHNPGGKLPVTWYPQDFVKIPMTDMRMRPDPKTGYPGRTYRFYKGPKVFEFGYGLSYTAYSYGFSSATPNTIQLNQLSSAKTVESSDSIRYTSVDDMGSDNCEKAKFSAHVSVENSGEMDGKHPVLLFVKQDKARNGRPIKQLVGFQSVSLKAGENSLLMFEISPCEHLSNANEDGLMMIEEGSRYLVVGDAEHPINIMI from the exons ATGAAACTTCATATCTCAGTTTTCATTACTGCTATTCTCTTATGGCTAACACTCATTTCATTTAGTGAGTCAACTCAGCCACCTTTTTCTTGTGACTCGTCTGATCCAAAAACCAAATCCTTAAAATTTTGCCAAACAGGACTTCCAATTAGTGTACGTGTACAGGACCTTGTTTCTCGACTAACACTCGATGAAAAAATTTCTCAACTCGTTAACTCAGCCCCTGCTGTACCGAGACTCGGTATTCCGGCGTATGAGTGGTGGTCGGAGTCGTTGCACGGCGTTGGTTCTGCCGGAAAAGGTATTTTCTTCAATGGGAGTATTGTCGGAGCCACCAGTTTTCCCCAAGTTATTCTCACTGCTGCTGCTTTTGATGAAAATCTATGGTACCGCATTGGTCAG GTGATAGGAATAGAGGCAAGGGGAGTGTACAATGCGGGCCAAGCAATAGGTATGACATTTTGGGCACCAAATATAAACATATTTAGGGACCCAAGATGGGGAAGAGGTCAAGAGACACCAGGGGAAGACCCAATAATGACTGGGAAATATGCAATTAGGTATGTGAGAGGAGTACAAGGTGACAGCTTTAATGGTGGACAACTCAAAAAAGGTCACCTTCAAGCTTCTGCTTGCTGTAAACATTTCACTGCTTATGATTTGGATCAATGGAAAAACTTGGATCGATTTAGCTTCAATGCCATT GTCACCCCTCAAGATTTGGCAGATACATTTCAGCCCCCTTTTCAAGATTGCATACAGAAAGCAAAAGCCAGTGGAATTATGTGCTCTTACAACAGTGTTAATGGAATCCCAAGTTGTGCTAATTATAATCTTTTGACAAAAACAGCTCGTCAACAATGGGGTTTTCATGG GTACATCACATCCGACTGTGACGCAGTTCAAGTTATGCATGACAACCACAAGTATGGAAAAACACCAGAAGATTCAACGGCATTTGCACTTAAAGCTG GCATGGATATAGACTGTGGGGATTTTTTGAAGAAATACACAAAATCAGcaataatgaagaaaaaaatatcacaaGTTCATATAGACAGGGCTGTTCACAATCTTTTTTCCATAAGAATGAGGTTAGGATTATTCAATGGGGATCCCAAAAAACAGCTCTATGGAAACATTAGTCCTAGCTTGGTTTGTGCTCAACAACACCAAGAACTGGCCCTTGAAGCTGCAAGAAGTGGCATTGTCTTGCTCAAGAATACCGGCAAGTTACTTCCTCTTTCCAAGGCGAAAACCAACTCCCTAGCTGTCATTGGGCATAATGCCAACAATGCTTATATTCTTCGTGGGAACTATGACGGTCCTCCTTGCAAATCTATCGAAATTCTCAAGGCGTTGGAGGGTTATGCTAAGACAGTGCAGTACCAACAGGGTTGCAATGCGGCTAACTGCACGTCTGCTGACATTAATCAAGCTGTCAACATTGCTAGAAATGCAGATTATGTTGTTTTGGTCATGGGGTTGGATCAAACTCAAGAGAGGGAACAATTTGATCGTGATGACTTGGTGCTCCCGGGGCAGCAAGAAAATCTCATTACTAATGTTGCTAAAGCTGCAAAGAAGCCTATTATATTGGTGATCCTCTCAGGAGGTCCAGTCGATATTTCTTTCGCGAAAAACAACCCCAAAATAGGAAGCATTTTGTGGGCTGGTTATCCTGGTGAAGCTGGAGGAATTGCTTTAGCAGAAATCATATTTGGTGAACATAATCCTG GGGGTAAATTACCTGTTACTTGGTATCCTCAAGACTTTGTCAAAATACCAATGACAGACATGAGGATGAGACCTGATCCAAAAACAGGTTACCCTGGTAGAACTTATCGATTCTACAAAGGTCCCAAAGTTTTCGAGTTTGGATATGGTCTTAGCTACACAGCTTATTCCTATGGATTCAGCTCTGCCACTCCAAACACAATTCAGTTAAACCAATTATCATCTGCAAAGACGGTTGAAAGTTCAGATTCAATCCGTTACACATCTGTGGATGATATGGGAAGTGACAACTGTGAGAAGGCGAAATTCTCAGCTCATGTTAGTGTTGAAAACTCAGGGGAAATGGATGGTAAACATCCAGTGCTACTTTTTGTGAAACAGGACAAAGCGCGAAATGGACGTCCTATCAAACAGTTAGTTGGATTCCAGAGTGTGAGCTTGAAGGCTGGAGAAAATTCTCTACTTATGTTTGAGATCAGTCCTTGTGAACATCTTAGCAATGCCAACGAGGACGGATTAATGATGATAGAAGAAGGATCGCGTTACCTTGTCGTTGGTGATGCAGAGCACCCTATAAACATCATGATCTGA